The Alosa sapidissima isolate fAloSap1 chromosome 6, fAloSap1.pri, whole genome shotgun sequence genome window below encodes:
- the LOC121711319 gene encoding serine/threonine-protein phosphatase PP1-beta catalytic subunit-like, translated as MAEGELNVDSIISRLLEVRGCRPGKIVQMTEAEVRGLCIKSREIFLSQPILLELEAPLKICGDIHGQYTDLLRLFEYGGFPPEANYLFLGDYVDRGKQSLETICLLLAYKIKYPENFFLLRGNHECASINRIYGFYDECKRRFNIKLWKTFTDCFNCLPIAAIIDEKIFCCHGGLSPDLQSMEQIRRIMRPTDVPDTGLLCDLLWSDPDKDVQGWGENDRGVSFTFGADVVSKFLNRHDLDLICRAHQVVEDGYEFFAKRQLVTLFSAPNYCGEFDNAGGMMSVDESLMCSFQILKPSEKKAKYQYGGVNSGRPVTPPRTAQAPKKR; from the exons tGCGAGGATGCAGGCCGGGAAAGATTGTGCAGATGACGGAGGCGGAGGTCCGTGGGCTCTGCATCAAGTCCCGCGAGATCTTCCTGAGCCAGCCCATTCTGCTGGAGCTTGAGGCACCGCTCAAGATCTGTG GGGACATCCATGGGCAGTACACAGACCTTCTGCGACTCTTTGAATATGGGGGCTTCCCACCTGAGGCCAACTACCTGTTCCTGGGCGACTACGTGGACCGAGGAAAGCAGTCGCTGGAGACCATCTGCCTGCTGCTGGCCTACAAGATCAAGTACCCCGAGAACTTCTTCCTGCTGCGCGGCAACCACGAGTGCGCTTCCATCAACCGCATCTACGGCTTTTatgatgagt GCAAGCGCAGGTTCAATATCAAACTGTGGAAGACCTTCACAGACTGCTTCAACTGCCTGCCCATTGCTGCCATCATCGATGAGAAGATCTTCTGCTGTCATGGAG GCCTCTCTCCTGACCTCCAGTCCATGGAGCAGATCCGTCGCATCATGAGGCCTACAGATGTACCAGACACAG GGCTGCTGTGTGACCTGCTGTGGTCAGACCCGGACAAGGACGTGCAGGGCTGGGGCGAAAACGATCGCGGCGTGTCCTTCACCTTCGGTGCCGATGTGGTCAGCAAGTTTCTCAACCGGCATGACCTGGACCTCATCTGCAGAGCACATCAG GTGGTGGAGGATGGATATGAGTTCTTTGCCAAGCGACAGCTGGTGACGCTGTTCTCGGCTCCCAACTACTGCGGGGAGTTTGACAACGCCGGAGGGATGATGAGTGTGGATGAGTCGCTCATGTGCTCTTTCCAG aTTTTGAAGCCTTCGGAGAAGAAAGCGAAATATCAGTACGGGGGCGTGAACTCGGGTCGGCCAGTTACCCCCCCACGCACGGCTCAGGCCCCCAAGAAGAGGTGA
- the bpnt1 gene encoding 3'(2'),5'-bisphosphate nucleotidase 1 codes for MSSSPALLMRLMASAYSVAEKSGAIARRVMQSGDLGIVEKTGANDLQTAADRLVQKSICASLSHSFPKLTIIGEEDLPVETVEEDLMETKQAEEVLLKPCPPEYSSLKEEELVVWVDPLDGTKEYTEGLLDHVTVLIGIAYGGKAIAGVINQPFFNYQLGSEAVLGRTMWGVLGLGAFGFQLQEVPDGQRIVTTTRSHSNKLVTDCVAAMEPHSVIKVGGAGNKIVQLVEGKASAYVFASPGCKKWDTCGPEAILQAVGGKLTDMHGNAYCYDANVKHMNSAGVLATLRNHEYYLSRVPQSVKQALS; via the exons ATGTCAAGCAGTCCTGCACTACTCATGCGGCTGATGGCCTCGGCCTACTCAGTGGCCGAGAAATCTGGAGCCATCGCAAGGAGAGTGATGCAGAGCGGAGACCTGGGCATAGTTGAAAAG ACAGGAGCCAATGATCTGCAGACTGCAGCCGATAGGCTGGTCCAAAAGAGCATTTGCGCTTCATTGTCCCACAGCTTTCCAAAGCTCACCATCATTGGAGAAGAG GACCTGCCAGTAGAGACAGTAGAGGAGGACCTGATGGAGACCAAACAAGCGGAGGAGGTCTTGCTGAAGCCCTGCCCACCAGAGTACAGCAgtctgaaggaggaggag CTTGTCGTGTGGGTTGATCCACTTGATGGCACCAAGGAATACACAGAAG GGCTGCTTGACCATGTTACAGTATTGATTGGAATCGCATATGGTGGCAAAGCCATAGCAGGAGTTATCAACCAGCCCTTCTTCAACTACCAG CTGGGTTCAGAGGCGGTCTTGGGCAGGACGATGTGGGGCGTCCTGGGTCTGGGAGCTTTCGGCTTCCAGCTGCAGGAGGTTCCAGATGGCCAGCGCATCGTCACCACCACGCGTTCCCACAGCAACAAACTGGTGACTGACTGCGTAGCAGCCATGGAGCCGCACAGCGTCATCAAAGTGGGAGGGGCAGGAAACAAG ATTGTCCAGCTTGTGGAAGGGAAGGCCTCAGCCTATGTGTTTGCCAGCCCAGGCTGTAAGAAGTGGGATACCTGTGGACCTGAAGCCATCCTGCAGGCAGTGGGTG GCAAGCTGACTGACATGCATGGGAATGCATACTGCTATGACGCCAACGTCAAACACATGAATTCAGCTGGTGTGTTGGCCACTCTGAGAAACCACGAGTACTACCTCAGCAGGGTACCACAGTCTGTCAAACAGGCATTGTCTTAA